In candidate division KSB1 bacterium, one DNA window encodes the following:
- a CDS encoding glycosyltransferase family 4 protein yields the protein MRVLMVHKFYFIEGGAERYLFNISGLLSRHGIEVIPFAMHHPRNAPTPYARYFISHFDPDRILGRMTLRQGLRSVGRVIYSLEARRNIERLIDDTSPDIAHVHGVYHHLSPSVLLALKRRGIPVVFTLHEYKILCPSYLFLNRRGEICELCQGKEFWHPIKERCLKGSLAASVLVSVEAYVHRFLRTYRRTVDLYLSPSRFLRDKMIQYGFPPDKVIWLPYTIPIDEYVPSYQAGSYFTYVGRLSREKGVELLVEAMEDIPEAELYVCGTGRLEEPLKRFVAARGLRNVRFLGHLASEQLRAVMRGSMFTVVPSIVYDNSPLAVYESFALGKPVVGAHIGGIPELIEPGQDGVLFEPNNRGDMVRAIRALLAERSKLEAMGRKARAKAERWFAPEEHLRRLMVVYRQVGGA from the coding sequence CGCGCAACGCCCCTACGCCCTATGCGCGCTACTTCATAAGTCATTTCGACCCTGACCGTATTTTGGGCCGCATGACGCTCCGCCAAGGGCTGCGGAGCGTTGGCAGAGTCATCTACAGCCTCGAGGCACGGCGCAACATCGAGAGGCTCATTGACGACACTTCTCCGGATATTGCGCACGTGCATGGCGTCTACCACCACCTCTCGCCGTCGGTCCTTCTTGCCCTGAAGCGCCGCGGCATTCCAGTGGTGTTCACCTTGCACGAGTACAAGATCCTCTGTCCGAGCTACCTGTTCCTGAACAGACGGGGCGAGATCTGCGAGCTGTGCCAGGGTAAAGAGTTCTGGCACCCCATCAAAGAGCGTTGCCTGAAGGGCTCGCTGGCGGCCAGTGTTCTGGTGAGCGTCGAGGCCTATGTGCATCGCTTCCTTCGTACCTATCGGCGGACGGTAGACCTTTACCTCTCGCCGAGCCGCTTCTTGCGGGACAAGATGATTCAATACGGCTTTCCACCGGACAAGGTGATCTGGTTGCCATACACCATCCCGATTGACGAATACGTCCCATCCTACCAGGCGGGCAGCTACTTCACCTATGTTGGGCGACTTTCCAGGGAAAAAGGTGTCGAGCTCCTGGTGGAGGCCATGGAGGATATCCCCGAGGCGGAGCTGTACGTGTGTGGCACGGGCAGGTTGGAGGAGCCGCTCAAGCGTTTCGTCGCGGCCCGCGGCCTGCGCAACGTACGCTTCCTTGGTCACTTGGCAAGCGAACAACTCCGGGCGGTGATGCGCGGCAGTATGTTCACCGTGGTACCTTCCATAGTCTACGACAACTCACCGCTGGCCGTTTACGAGTCCTTTGCCTTGGGCAAACCGGTGGTGGGCGCGCACATCGGCGGCATACCGGAACTCATCGAACCGGGCCAGGACGGGGTGCTCTTCGAGCCCAACAATCGGGGCGACATGGTCAGAGCGATCCGGGCGCTGTTGGCCGAGCGGTCGAAGTTAGAGGCGATGGGCCGCAAGGCGCGCGCCAAGGCGGAGCGCTGGTTCGCGCCGGAGGAGCACCTCCGCCGCCTCATGGTCGTGTACCGCCAGGTGGGCGGGGCGTGA
- a CDS encoding glycosyltransferase, translating into MTKQKKRLLHVVHGLGRAGGERKLWELLSRLDRERYEIAICAVGKSGLMEQEFRSLGHLLYIFPRRCRYDLTLPFAVARLVRTFRPDLVQTTLFFADIIGAMASCLARPKALVSWEVITHPLNLRRELMYWALRNRFDMVVTVSDSIQKFVVDKRHQNPRAITTIHYGVDLRNYAPRPKTGSLAREIGAPGATIFGTVAHFRKQKGHLYLVEAVQQVVAEYPEAHFVLVGVGREEPRVRERVAQLGLERHVHFLGLREDVHELLNEFDVFVLPSLWEGFPNVILEAMACAKPVVATAVEGTVELVVHGQTGLLAAPADAQSLASALLNMLADRELMARSGQAGRRRVEEHFTVEHQVAAFERLYDALIDGRSEQVPIGARTRSALAPAAHSHLCGA; encoded by the coding sequence GTGACCAAGCAAAAGAAACGCCTGCTCCACGTGGTGCACGGTTTAGGGCGGGCAGGAGGCGAGCGGAAACTCTGGGAGCTGCTCAGCCGGCTGGACAGGGAGCGCTATGAGATTGCCATTTGTGCCGTGGGCAAGTCGGGCCTCATGGAGCAGGAGTTCCGCAGCCTCGGCCATCTGCTATATATCTTCCCCAGGCGCTGCCGGTACGACCTCACGCTGCCCTTTGCCGTGGCGCGGTTGGTGCGCACCTTTCGCCCGGACTTGGTCCAGACCACGCTGTTCTTTGCAGACATCATCGGGGCGATGGCCAGCTGTCTTGCGCGCCCCAAGGCGCTGGTCTCCTGGGAGGTGATTACCCACCCTCTCAATTTGCGTCGGGAGCTCATGTACTGGGCGTTGCGCAACCGGTTCGATATGGTGGTTACCGTGTCCGACTCAATCCAAAAGTTCGTCGTGGACAAGCGGCACCAGAACCCTCGGGCGATAACCACCATTCACTACGGCGTGGACCTCAGGAACTATGCGCCCCGTCCGAAAACGGGAAGCTTGGCGCGCGAGATCGGGGCGCCTGGCGCCACCATATTCGGCACAGTTGCTCATTTCCGCAAACAGAAGGGACACCTGTACCTTGTAGAGGCAGTGCAGCAAGTGGTCGCCGAGTACCCCGAGGCCCACTTTGTGCTGGTGGGCGTGGGCCGCGAAGAGCCTAGAGTGCGGGAGCGCGTGGCCCAGTTGGGCCTGGAGCGTCACGTACACTTCCTCGGCCTGCGGGAGGACGTCCACGAGCTGCTCAACGAGTTTGACGTGTTCGTGCTCCCCTCACTGTGGGAAGGGTTTCCCAACGTCATTTTGGAAGCGATGGCGTGTGCCAAGCCGGTGGTGGCTACCGCGGTGGAGGGGACGGTGGAGCTGGTCGTCCACGGACAGACGGGCCTGTTGGCCGCGCCGGCCGACGCCCAGAGCTTAGCATCCGCCCTGCTCAACATGCTGGCCGACCGCGAGCTGATGGCCAGGTCCGGCCAGGCCGGACGGAGGCGGGTGGAAGAGCACTTTACGGTGGAGCATCAGGTGGCGGCCTTCGAGCGGCTGTACGACGCTCTGATCGACGGCAGGTCGGAGCAAGTGCCCATAGGCGCGAGAACCCGTAGCGCGTTGGCTCCGGCGGCGCATTCGCACCTGTGCGGGGCCTGA
- a CDS encoding GNAT family N-acetyltransferase, translating into MWKLRLNKVVHEFQVGGVPAVAHHVGKRLVRRNTFLVFVTDLGTARPTYACPEGYTLRLLPPDKAEVDRLVAFWLASYAENYPLFYNEQLVRQLLEARFAAEELCFVAEHRDDIAHFHWVSRFGRCAFNQEEPLKFLPLRPGIDAYGYNVFTHPEHRGKGLMLATYSFLGDWLREHGHERLWSCVGTKNAASIKLHHKVATHVSTLHVTRYLVFDRARLAPVAGG; encoded by the coding sequence ATGTGGAAGCTGCGGCTCAACAAGGTGGTGCATGAGTTCCAGGTCGGCGGCGTGCCCGCAGTGGCGCACCACGTCGGAAAGCGGCTGGTGCGCAGGAATACCTTTTTGGTCTTTGTCACCGACCTGGGCACTGCTCGGCCGACATATGCTTGTCCGGAGGGCTATACCCTTCGCCTGTTGCCACCCGACAAAGCAGAAGTCGACCGGCTGGTGGCCTTCTGGTTGGCCTCCTACGCCGAGAACTATCCGCTCTTTTACAACGAACAACTGGTGCGGCAACTGCTTGAGGCGCGTTTTGCTGCGGAGGAGCTCTGCTTTGTCGCCGAGCACCGGGATGACATTGCTCATTTTCATTGGGTGAGCAGGTTCGGCCGCTGTGCGTTTAACCAGGAGGAGCCGCTCAAGTTCCTGCCCCTTCGTCCAGGCATCGATGCCTATGGCTACAATGTCTTCACCCACCCTGAGCACCGCGGCAAAGGGCTGATGCTGGCGACCTACTCATTTCTTGGGGACTGGTTACGGGAGCACGGCCACGAGCGGCTGTGGAGCTGCGTGGGCACCAAGAACGCCGCCTCGATCAAACTGCACCACAAGGTGGCCACGCACGTGAGCACGCTTCACGTGACGCGCTATCTGGTGTTCGATCGGGCGCGGCTCGCGCCGGTGGCGGGGGGCTGA
- a CDS encoding DUF362 domain-containing protein codes for MARRATVAVVRTSPERVQEDIARAMELAGFRQHLAPGVTTILKDNISWHYPFPSANTTPWQLEGVVRTLREAGYRDLVAVHNNTVVTNPRKGAKLNRLAPVYERHQVAERYNFLPQDMAWVPYRPKSKMLVLDKVFPEGIRLPDFFFGKNIVHLPTLKCHIYTTTTGAMKNAFGGLLNTRRHYTHSVIHETLVDLLAIQREIHPGIFAAMDGTTAGDGPGPRTMRPVQADLILASGDQVAVDAVAAKILGFAPMQVGYIRLAHEAGLGVGRPEEIELVGDDVEGFCLGCKVGDNLASRAGDLFWFGGGKRLQKLLFRTPLVYLFVFASAAYHDLFWWPVKGRTTFDRWRQQTPWGRLFDSYAQDLQSVRE; via the coding sequence ATGGCCAGGCGGGCGACCGTCGCGGTGGTCAGGACAAGCCCGGAGCGGGTGCAGGAAGACATCGCGCGCGCCATGGAGCTTGCAGGGTTCCGGCAGCACCTGGCGCCGGGAGTCACCACCATCCTCAAGGACAACATTTCCTGGCACTATCCATTCCCCTCGGCGAACACCACGCCGTGGCAGCTGGAGGGCGTGGTGCGCACGTTGCGGGAGGCTGGCTATCGCGACCTGGTGGCAGTGCACAACAACACGGTGGTCACCAACCCACGCAAGGGGGCAAAGCTCAACCGTCTGGCCCCCGTGTATGAGCGTCATCAGGTGGCGGAACGATACAACTTCTTGCCACAGGACATGGCCTGGGTGCCGTACCGGCCTAAGAGCAAGATGTTGGTGCTGGACAAAGTCTTTCCCGAGGGGATCAGGCTACCGGACTTTTTCTTCGGCAAAAACATCGTTCACCTGCCCACCCTGAAGTGCCACATCTACACAACGACGACTGGCGCCATGAAGAACGCATTCGGTGGCCTGCTCAACACCAGGCGCCACTACACGCACAGCGTCATTCACGAGACGCTGGTGGACCTGTTGGCGATACAGCGCGAGATACACCCCGGGATCTTTGCCGCGATGGATGGCACTACGGCGGGCGACGGTCCTGGGCCGCGCACCATGCGCCCGGTGCAGGCTGACCTCATCCTTGCCAGCGGCGACCAGGTGGCTGTGGACGCGGTAGCCGCCAAAATTCTCGGCTTTGCGCCCATGCAGGTCGGGTACATCAGGTTGGCCCATGAGGCGGGTTTGGGAGTGGGACGCCCAGAGGAGATCGAGCTGGTGGGCGACGACGTCGAGGGCTTTTGCCTCGGTTGCAAGGTTGGTGACAATTTGGCGAGTAGAGCCGGCGATCTGTTCTGGTTCGGCGGTGGCAAGAGGCTGCAAAAGCTCCTCTTCAGAACGCCGCTTGTGTACCTGTTCGTCTTTGCTTCAGCAGCGTATCACGACCTGTTCTGGTGGCCGGTCAAGGGAAGGACAACCTTCGACCGCTGGCGGCAGCAGACACCTTGGGGCCGCCTGTTCGACAGCTATGCCCAAGACTTGCAGTCTGTACGGGAGTGA
- a CDS encoding glycosyltransferase family 39 protein yields MRQRSDWPFLLLIVGLAAGLQAYGLDKIVLGSDELHPARALISSDWSILRYPWPAEATLEFYRNWPMHFPPLFALLTRAAVVVLGASHFAFRLLPLLFASAATLVSYFLYREYSGRRWALIAPVLVGLASDQMLTWAKAIKHYTADVLFCSLLLIAGKRLLEGNQTRDWALFGLLAAVSFWIGYGAVYVTASIFLLLCVRVWLLARRNQGALRPHFVPLLLTGLLTVVSFAGLRSLAIEQAVSNDVFMKSFGIQMLDHSRIGDIGYVAHFFARIGFQTLKLPWFFFRHSAPFAVVANALLAIWLISRVRRRQWYELGLLVLPWLFCVGAAVAGFYPFTANRLLLFLLPSWMRMMIGGFSEAVDWLRQRGRLLAAVVMVVLGVWVAGMVYRNAVDVSKMRLGGGRRIDLAVQYLAQNAEDGDTVFLHWAAIVGFYYYFTDHQPGYAHEYPIPGKGGKVHVIYGEQHNKLEDYEPLFRKLEAVPGRLWLLFGHKWPSVEMTALEARLRAQRPLLREYEGGKCRVVLFGPNGELRPTEEAVQARER; encoded by the coding sequence ATGCGGCAACGCTCCGATTGGCCATTCCTCTTGCTGATTGTCGGTCTGGCGGCGGGCCTGCAAGCATACGGCCTCGACAAGATCGTGCTGGGCAGTGATGAGCTCCACCCTGCGCGCGCACTCATCAGCAGCGATTGGAGCATCTTGCGCTACCCATGGCCGGCAGAGGCCACCCTGGAGTTCTACCGGAACTGGCCTATGCACTTCCCGCCGCTTTTTGCGCTGCTCACCCGGGCGGCAGTGGTTGTGTTAGGCGCCAGCCATTTTGCCTTCCGGCTCTTGCCGCTCCTATTTGCGAGCGCCGCGACGCTGGTCAGCTACTTCTTGTACCGCGAGTACTCCGGACGGCGGTGGGCCCTCATAGCGCCCGTGCTGGTGGGCCTCGCTTCGGACCAGATGCTCACTTGGGCAAAGGCCATCAAACATTACACCGCCGACGTTCTCTTTTGCTCGCTCTTGCTCATTGCGGGAAAGCGGCTATTGGAGGGAAACCAGACACGGGATTGGGCGTTGTTCGGACTTTTGGCTGCGGTGAGCTTCTGGATAGGCTACGGCGCGGTCTACGTCACGGCGAGCATCTTCTTGCTCCTCTGCGTTCGGGTGTGGCTCCTGGCGCGGCGCAACCAGGGCGCACTGCGTCCTCATTTTGTGCCGCTGCTGCTGACCGGGCTCCTGACGGTGGTGTCCTTCGCAGGGCTGCGCAGCCTGGCTATCGAACAAGCCGTGAGTAACGACGTGTTCATGAAGTCCTTCGGTATCCAGATGCTTGACCATAGCCGCATCGGGGACATCGGCTACGTTGCCCATTTCTTCGCGCGCATTGGCTTCCAAACATTGAAGTTGCCCTGGTTCTTCTTTCGCCATTCTGCACCCTTTGCCGTCGTGGCCAACGCCCTGCTCGCTATCTGGTTGATTTCACGGGTGCGCAGGCGGCAATGGTATGAGCTCGGCTTGCTCGTTTTGCCCTGGCTCTTCTGTGTGGGTGCAGCAGTGGCGGGATTCTATCCCTTCACCGCCAATCGTCTGCTGCTGTTCCTGTTGCCGTCCTGGATGCGGATGATGATTGGCGGTTTCTCTGAGGCAGTGGATTGGTTGCGGCAGCGAGGTCGCCTGCTGGCAGCTGTGGTGATGGTGGTGCTGGGCGTGTGGGTTGCGGGGATGGTCTACCGCAACGCGGTGGACGTGAGCAAGATGCGCCTTGGTGGCGGGCGACGAATCGATTTAGCGGTGCAGTATTTGGCCCAGAACGCCGAAGATGGCGATACGGTCTTTTTGCACTGGGCGGCAATTGTCGGGTTCTACTACTACTTCACCGACCACCAACCTGGTTATGCCCATGAGTACCCTATTCCCGGCAAGGGCGGCAAGGTTCACGTCATCTATGGCGAGCAGCATAACAAACTCGAGGATTACGAGCCCTTGTTTCGCAAGCTGGAGGCGGTGCCAGGACGGCTGTGGCTGCTCTTCGGGCACAAGTGGCCTTCGGTGGAGATGACGGCCTTGGAGGCACGCCTTCGTGCTCAACGCCCATTGCTGCGTGAGTATGAAGGAGGCAAGTGCCGTGTGGTACTGTTTGGGCCGAATGGGGAGCTTCGGCCGACAGAAGAAGCCGTTCAGGCACGGGAAAGGTGA
- a CDS encoding NAD-dependent epimerase/dehydratase family protein, with protein sequence MKQLQGVHVLVTGGAGFVGSSIVARLLEYGAEVTVLDDLFTGKRENLPEERRLRFILGSVTDAGVVEEAMAGCEIVIHAAARNITVSTRNPREDFQTNIGGTLNVLLAARKLGVRRVVYTSTSSIYGNARYLPINEDDQYATLSPYAVSKFAGENYCTAFYESFGLSTCVVRYSNIYGPRQSPDNPYCGVVAKFFDAAMQDRPLLIHGDGEQTRDFTYVEDAVQATLLAAVSTKAEGRVYNVGTGREVTINYLAECVAKVFGKPLRVEHIDRRDIDNIRRRVMNIERIRRELRWVPETTLEEGLRRTREWLEGSEHGGMP encoded by the coding sequence ATGAAACAGTTGCAAGGGGTCCATGTCTTGGTCACCGGGGGCGCCGGCTTTGTGGGGTCGAGCATCGTGGCACGGTTGCTGGAATACGGCGCCGAGGTGACAGTCCTTGACGACCTGTTCACGGGCAAGCGAGAGAATCTTCCGGAGGAGCGGCGCCTACGTTTCATTCTTGGCAGCGTCACTGACGCCGGGGTGGTGGAAGAGGCAATGGCTGGGTGTGAGATTGTTATCCATGCGGCGGCGCGCAATATCACCGTCTCTACGCGCAATCCCCGGGAAGATTTTCAGACCAATATTGGCGGGACCCTGAACGTGCTGCTTGCTGCGCGCAAATTGGGTGTCCGTCGCGTGGTGTACACTTCCACTTCTTCCATCTACGGCAATGCCCGTTACTTGCCCATCAACGAGGATGACCAGTATGCGACGCTCTCGCCGTATGCGGTGAGCAAGTTCGCGGGCGAAAACTACTGCACTGCCTTCTACGAGTCGTTCGGCCTGTCCACATGTGTGGTGCGGTACTCGAACATCTACGGCCCGCGGCAGAGCCCGGACAACCCCTACTGCGGTGTCGTGGCCAAGTTCTTTGATGCGGCCATGCAGGACCGTCCGTTGCTCATCCACGGTGACGGTGAGCAGACCCGAGACTTTACTTATGTTGAGGACGCGGTTCAGGCCACGCTCTTGGCCGCCGTGTCCACAAAGGCCGAGGGGCGTGTGTACAACGTCGGCACTGGTCGGGAAGTGACAATCAACTACCTGGCGGAGTGCGTGGCAAAGGTCTTTGGCAAGCCTCTACGCGTCGAGCATATCGACCGCCGGGACATCGACAACATAAGGCGGCGGGTGATGAACATCGAGCGCATTCGCCGGGAGCTACGCTGGGTGCCAGAGACCACCCTCGAGGAGGGGTTGCGGCGCACCAGGGAGTGGCTGGAGGGTAGTGAGCACGGGGGGATGCCGTGA
- a CDS encoding glycosyltransferase family 2 protein has product MSKPGRVIVIAPVWNEEGRVGRAVKEVPHQWVDEVVVVDDGSQDGSADEAAAAGATVIRHAGNRGVGAAIRTGFDYALQQGFHFVAVMSGGGKTPARQLPLLLAPLFAGAYDFVQGSRYLPGGRRLNHPAHRQAGTRAYSLLFSLMARRRVTDGSCGFRALRADVLRDRRLNLHQQWLDHYELEPYLYFMALRLGYRVKEVSVTIVYPSLRNGSFTKMRGVVDWWSIARPLLLLGAGWRR; this is encoded by the coding sequence GTGAGCAAACCAGGCCGGGTCATTGTCATCGCGCCTGTTTGGAACGAAGAAGGGCGCGTGGGCCGCGCAGTCAAGGAGGTGCCCCACCAGTGGGTGGACGAGGTGGTGGTGGTCGACGATGGCTCACAGGATGGGAGCGCAGACGAAGCGGCAGCGGCAGGGGCTACGGTAATCCGGCATGCCGGCAATCGTGGGGTGGGGGCGGCCATTCGCACGGGATTCGACTATGCGTTACAACAGGGTTTCCATTTCGTGGCGGTAATGTCCGGCGGTGGCAAAACCCCTGCTCGGCAGCTTCCCCTGCTGCTTGCGCCGCTCTTCGCTGGTGCCTACGACTTTGTACAAGGCTCACGCTATCTCCCCGGCGGCAGGAGGCTCAACCACCCTGCCCATCGCCAGGCCGGAACGCGAGCCTATTCGCTACTCTTTTCCCTGATGGCGCGCAGGCGCGTGACGGACGGCTCGTGTGGGTTCCGCGCCTTGCGCGCAGATGTGCTCAGGGACAGGCGGCTCAACCTGCACCAACAGTGGTTGGACCACTACGAACTTGAGCCCTACTTGTACTTTATGGCACTGCGCCTCGGATACAGGGTCAAGGAGGTATCCGTAACGATCGTCTATCCTTCCTTGCGCAACGGCTCGTTTACCAAGATGCGCGGGGTGGTGGATTGGTGGAGCATAGCCAGGCCGCTTCTCTTGTTGGGCGCGGGATGGCGCCGCTGA
- a CDS encoding glycosyltransferase family 39 protein: protein MRGLGLAMLMLGLACRGLIARGLYALWRDSRTLLSAVGTALHSACRERLFIWTLVAFLLIGAAIRISFLFEPMSYDESATFVLHIDKPLRFALANYRHPGNHLLNTILAHVSVGIFGKGPWAIRLPALLAGICLIGLLYFVARRVRGPGAALIGAAVAAGSGCLVYYSTRGRGYILGALLFLGQLWLAEYARRHDNRAAWLLFAVAGALSMFTVPTMLYGVGIIYTYLVLCVIAGCGSGARGLMAVRMGWSAMVMAALTLLLYAPPLLVNGLREMTSNPVYQRLPLARFAKELWATLPGVWQLWHRDVPLVVQGVLLVGFLVSMFEPGESARARRLLVGGVPMFLVPVLLLHRVVPFPRVWLFLWPLYSACGAAGLSWGLEAVARRHAPTAVAAVASLLLVANSLTVLGARTRHANDYAHFHDGKEMAAFLAEQLAPGDKLLSPAPASMPLRYHFSRLGVDEGPMFRPMHQTERLWVVLNHPTSGPVESLADVLRNGRVPNEEFGEPVLIHRFPYASLYQMRRLPAERGHHRQ from the coding sequence ATGCGCGGATTGGGCTTGGCCATGCTCATGCTCGGCCTGGCCTGCCGAGGCCTGATCGCCCGAGGCCTCTACGCCCTGTGGCGCGACAGCAGAACACTGCTGAGTGCAGTTGGAACCGCGCTGCACTCGGCGTGCAGAGAAAGGTTGTTCATCTGGACATTGGTAGCCTTTCTTCTAATCGGCGCGGCCATTCGCATCTCCTTTCTGTTTGAGCCGATGTCCTACGATGAAAGCGCCACCTTTGTGCTCCACATTGACAAGCCGCTCCGTTTCGCCCTGGCCAACTATCGCCACCCTGGTAACCACTTGCTCAATACTATCCTTGCGCACGTTTCGGTGGGGATCTTCGGCAAGGGTCCGTGGGCAATTCGGCTGCCCGCCTTGCTGGCGGGGATCTGCCTGATAGGGTTGCTCTACTTTGTGGCACGACGTGTGCGCGGGCCTGGAGCCGCGCTCATTGGTGCGGCGGTGGCGGCCGGCTCAGGTTGCCTGGTCTACTATTCCACCCGCGGGCGGGGGTACATCTTGGGGGCTCTGCTCTTCCTTGGGCAACTATGGCTTGCCGAGTACGCTCGACGGCACGACAACCGCGCCGCGTGGCTCCTGTTTGCCGTGGCCGGGGCGTTGAGCATGTTCACGGTACCTACAATGCTCTACGGGGTGGGCATAATCTACACCTACCTCGTTTTGTGCGTGATCGCAGGGTGCGGTTCTGGAGCCAGAGGACTAATGGCAGTCCGGATGGGGTGGAGTGCGATGGTCATGGCGGCCCTCACTTTGCTCCTCTACGCGCCGCCCCTATTGGTGAACGGCCTGCGAGAGATGACCTCCAACCCTGTTTACCAGCGCCTGCCCTTGGCTCGGTTTGCAAAGGAGCTGTGGGCGACTTTGCCCGGCGTGTGGCAGCTCTGGCACCGAGATGTGCCGTTGGTGGTGCAGGGGGTGCTGCTGGTTGGTTTCCTTGTGTCCATGTTCGAGCCGGGGGAGTCGGCTCGCGCACGCAGGCTGCTCGTTGGAGGGGTGCCAATGTTCCTCGTACCCGTGCTGCTGCTCCATCGCGTGGTCCCCTTCCCGCGGGTATGGCTTTTCCTGTGGCCCCTTTACTCAGCTTGTGGCGCCGCAGGACTGTCGTGGGGCCTGGAGGCAGTGGCACGAAGGCATGCCCCAACTGCGGTGGCGGCAGTTGCCAGCCTCTTGTTGGTTGCCAACTCTTTGACGGTCCTGGGAGCGCGAACGCGGCACGCCAACGACTATGCCCATTTCCATGATGGCAAGGAGATGGCAGCTTTTCTCGCTGAACAGCTGGCGCCCGGGGACAAACTGCTGTCTCCTGCACCGGCGAGCATGCCGCTGCGTTACCACTTCTCACGATTGGGTGTAGACGAAGGCCCCATGTTCAGGCCTATGCACCAAACGGAAAGGTTGTGGGTGGTGCTCAACCATCCCACCAGCGGTCCCGTGGAATCGTTGGCGGATGTCCTGCGCAATGGGCGGGTGCCAAATGAGGAGTTCGGCGAGCCAGTCCTCATCCACCGCTTCCCGTACGCCTCGCTGTACCAGATGCGCCGCCTTCCTGCGGAGCGGGGCCACCACAGGCAGTAG